A stretch of DNA from Gammaproteobacteria bacterium:
TGATCGAGATGATCGATCCGGATCATGCGCCGAAGCGGTCCTGGTAGTTTTTCTCTGCGAATCCAACCGACACGTCGTCACCGTCTTCCAGAACCGGCCGCTTGATCAACGTCGGATGCTTCAGCATGAGCTTGGTGGCGCGTGCCGCGTCGAGGTCGGCGCGTTCGGTCTCAGGCAACTGGCGCCAGGTCGTACCCCGGCGATTGAGCAGGGTTTCCCAGCCGACCTGATCCGCCCAGCGCTGCAGTTGCTTTTGCTCCAGACCGTCGG
This window harbors:
- a CDS encoding ArsC family reductase yields the protein MITLYGIKNCDTVKKTRRWLEAHGVDYRFHDFRADGLEQKQLQRWADQVGWETLLNRRGTTWRQLPETERADLDAARATKLMLKHPTLIKRPVLEDGDDVSVGFAEKNYQDRFGA